The Mucilaginibacter mallensis genome has a segment encoding these proteins:
- a CDS encoding ABC transporter permease, whose translation MLKNYIKTAFRSLLKNKGFTFINVLGLALGLATCLLIVFYVFDELSYDRYNTKADRIYRVNTDMKYGGNISSFAIAPPPLAAAIRTNFPEIEATTRLIKSLDTRIRKGNENVIEDKVAYADPSVFAVFTLPMLSGDPKTALVEPNTIVISELAARKYFGSTNVVGKYLHLVGENRDYKITGVIRNMPTQSHFNFDYFISMAAIPSSKEQNWNSIVYSTYILFKQSGNHENFVSKLNKLFYQNFGATNYATLTKSGNYLKLNLTSLKDIHLQSNRQYELGTNSSITYVYIFGAIALFVLLIACINFMNLSTARSANRAREVGVRKVLGSSRKSLIAQFISESLLVTLFATIIAVLAAWALLPLFNQISGKQLTLSAQLLGWLIPSLLVMIVVVGVLAGSYPAFYLSGFKPINVLKGKLSIGFKGSNFRNFLVVLQFSISIFLIIGTLVIYNQLNYIQHKDLGFNRSQVLVIKYVDVLDNAKTLKQEIKQLPGVANATLSSFIPTGSLRAPDAVFTNKTPDGKSALFTEIWPVDEDYLNTMGMKLATGRNFSSELISDSSTVIINETAARMLGFAKDPLNKKLYKVDGPSKSIKEYSVIGVVKDFNFSSLRNNITPVVMLLGNNTGALSVKIDAKNMTPYVAKIENSWNSVSPNQHFQYSFMDADFDAAYRFEQRTGKLFLSFTVFALIIACLGLFGLAAYAAEQRNKEIGIRKVLGANLSTVIALLSKDFIKLVLISIAIATPLAWMAMHKWLEGFAYRQNIQWWVLIVTGLGAILIAFITISFQAIKAALVNPVESLRSE comes from the coding sequence ATGCTTAAAAACTACATTAAAACAGCCTTTCGCAGCCTGTTAAAAAACAAGGGCTTTACCTTTATAAATGTACTGGGCCTGGCCTTAGGTTTGGCTACCTGCCTGCTGATCGTTTTTTATGTTTTTGATGAATTAAGCTACGACCGCTATAACACCAAGGCTGACCGCATTTATCGTGTAAATACGGATATGAAATATGGCGGCAACATCAGTTCATTTGCCATTGCCCCGCCACCTTTGGCAGCCGCTATCAGAACTAATTTCCCCGAAATTGAAGCTACTACCCGGTTAATTAAATCTTTAGATACCCGTATCAGGAAAGGGAATGAGAATGTAATTGAAGATAAGGTAGCCTATGCAGACCCATCAGTTTTCGCTGTGTTTACTTTACCCATGTTGTCCGGCGACCCGAAAACTGCACTGGTAGAACCAAATACTATAGTTATAAGCGAATTGGCAGCACGGAAATATTTTGGCAGTACCAACGTAGTTGGTAAATATTTGCACTTGGTTGGAGAGAATAGAGATTACAAAATAACAGGTGTCATTCGCAACATGCCGACACAATCTCATTTTAATTTCGACTATTTTATATCTATGGCCGCAATACCATCAAGCAAAGAGCAGAACTGGAATAGTATTGTTTATAGCACCTATATATTATTTAAACAGTCAGGTAATCATGAGAATTTCGTATCTAAATTAAATAAACTCTTTTACCAGAATTTTGGAGCGACAAATTATGCTACGCTTACTAAAAGTGGTAATTACCTAAAATTGAACTTAACGTCGCTAAAGGATATCCATCTGCAATCAAACCGCCAGTACGAATTGGGTACCAACAGCAGCATAACCTATGTTTATATTTTCGGAGCAATCGCGTTGTTTGTATTGCTCATCGCCTGTATCAATTTCATGAACCTTTCCACCGCACGTTCCGCCAATCGTGCCCGCGAGGTAGGTGTGCGCAAGGTATTAGGCTCATCGCGTAAAAGCCTCATCGCCCAGTTTATTTCCGAATCATTATTGGTAACGCTGTTCGCTACCATTATAGCTGTGTTGGCTGCATGGGCATTGTTGCCGCTGTTCAATCAAATATCGGGCAAACAATTAACCTTATCTGCCCAATTACTGGGCTGGTTAATCCCGTCATTATTGGTAATGATTGTTGTAGTTGGCGTATTGGCGGGCTCTTACCCGGCTTTTTACCTGTCGGGATTTAAGCCCATCAATGTATTAAAGGGCAAATTGTCAATTGGTTTTAAGGGCAGCAACTTCCGCAACTTTTTGGTGGTGCTGCAGTTTTCTATTTCTATTTTCCTCATCATAGGTACATTGGTAATCTATAATCAGCTCAATTATATTCAGCATAAAGATCTCGGCTTTAACCGCAGTCAGGTTTTAGTTATAAAATATGTTGATGTGCTGGATAATGCCAAAACGCTTAAACAGGAGATCAAGCAATTACCCGGCGTAGCAAACGCTACGCTGAGCAGCTTTATACCTACCGGCAGCTTAAGGGCGCCTGATGCAGTATTCACCAACAAAACACCCGATGGTAAAAGTGCTTTGTTTACCGAAATATGGCCGGTAGACGAGGATTACCTCAACACTATGGGCATGAAGCTGGCCACAGGCCGTAATTTTTCCAGTGAGCTTATATCGGATTCATCCACTGTTATTATTAATGAAACCGCTGCACGCATGCTGGGTTTTGCCAAAGATCCGCTGAATAAAAAATTATACAAAGTAGATGGGCCAAGTAAATCGATAAAGGAATACAGCGTTATTGGTGTGGTAAAGGATTTTAATTTCAGTTCCTTACGGAATAATATTACACCTGTGGTTATGCTACTGGGTAATAACACAGGCGCTTTAAGTGTTAAGATAGATGCCAAAAATATGACACCCTACGTCGCCAAAATAGAAAACTCGTGGAACTCCGTTTCGCCAAACCAGCATTTCCAATATTCGTTTATGGATGCCGATTTTGATGCAGCTTACCGTTTTGAGCAGCGCACGGGCAAGCTGTTCTTGTCGTTTACCGTATTCGCCCTCATCATCGCCTGCCTCGGCTTATTCGGCCTGGCCGCCTATGCCGCCGAACAGCGTAATAAGGAAATCGGTATCCGCAAGGTACTTGGAGCCAACCTATCTACAGTGATTGCGCTGCTGTCAAAAGATTTCATCAAACTGGTATTAATATCCATAGCTATCGCCACCCCATTAGCCTGGATGGCCATGCACAAATGGTTGGAAGGTTTCGCCTACAGGCAAAATATACAATGGTGGGTTTTGATTGTTACCGGTTTGGGTGCTATCCTTATCGCGTTTATTACTATCAGTTTTCAGGCTATCAAGGCGGCGCTGGTAAACCCGGTTGAAAGTTTAAGGAGCGAATAA
- a CDS encoding NAD(P)H-quinone oxidoreductase: protein MKAVIITQPGGPEVLQIAERPKPEITADEVLVKVAAAGINRPDVFQRKGNYPPPPGAPQDIPGLEIAGLIVKVGANVTRWKEGDRICALLNGGGYAEYCSVPAGQCLPIPDDLLYIEAASLPETFFTVWSNVFDRAKLKKGESLLVHGGSGGIGVAAIQMAKAMGSTVYTTAGSDDKCRECEKLGATKAINYKTENFKDAIQQLTNGKGVDVILDTIGGDYTPLNLQSLADEGRLVQINSVKGKDAQVDLSLVMRKRITITGSMLRSRDVAFKAAIAHSLETNIWPFLASHEIRPVIYEVFPAAKAAQAHQLMDSGNHTGKIILSFEA, encoded by the coding sequence ATGAAAGCAGTTATCATAACCCAGCCCGGCGGACCGGAAGTTTTGCAGATAGCAGAAAGGCCCAAACCCGAAATTACCGCCGATGAGGTGCTGGTTAAAGTTGCTGCCGCGGGTATTAACCGCCCTGATGTATTTCAGCGTAAAGGGAATTATCCGCCCCCGCCCGGAGCTCCACAGGATATCCCCGGACTGGAAATCGCCGGCCTTATTGTTAAGGTTGGTGCAAACGTTACCCGTTGGAAGGAAGGCGACCGCATATGTGCCTTGCTCAACGGCGGCGGCTATGCCGAATATTGCAGCGTACCCGCCGGGCAATGCCTCCCAATACCCGACGACCTATTATATATAGAAGCTGCATCCCTGCCTGAAACTTTTTTCACCGTGTGGAGCAATGTGTTTGATCGCGCCAAACTAAAAAAGGGTGAAAGTCTGCTGGTACACGGCGGCTCGGGTGGTATTGGCGTTGCAGCCATACAAATGGCAAAAGCTATGGGCAGCACCGTTTATACTACTGCAGGATCGGATGATAAATGCCGTGAATGCGAAAAACTCGGCGCAACAAAGGCCATCAACTATAAAACAGAAAACTTTAAAGATGCAATCCAGCAATTAACTAATGGCAAAGGTGTTGATGTAATACTGGATACCATCGGTGGAGACTACACACCTCTAAATCTCCAATCACTGGCTGATGAGGGCCGCTTAGTACAGATCAACAGCGTAAAAGGCAAGGATGCACAGGTTGACCTATCCTTAGTAATGCGCAAACGCATCACCATAACCGGCTCTATGCTGCGCTCGCGAGATGTGGCTTTTAAAGCGGCTATCGCACACAGTCTTGAAACAAACATCTGGCCCTTTTTGGCATCCCACGAAATAAGGCCTGTTATATATGAGGTGTTCCCGGCGGCAAAAGCAGCCCAGGCACATCAATTAATGGATAGCGGTAACCATACCGGCAAGATCATTTTGAGTTTTGAGGCATAA
- the atpD gene encoding F0F1 ATP synthase subunit beta encodes MPNIGKISRIIGPVVDVSFTDNAHLPKIFDALEITKDNGQKIILEVQQHLGEDRVRAIAMDSTDGLLRGMPVLDTEASIKMPVGDDIKGRVFNVVGDAIDGIPNLDKSKGRSIHAMPPRFEDLSTETEVLFTGIKVIDLLEPYVKGGKIGLFGGAGVGKTVLIQELINNIAKAYSGLSVFAGVGERTREGNDLLREMLESGIIKYGDAFMHSMEEGGWDLSAIDPEALKDSKATFVFGQMNEPPGARARVALSGLTIAEYFRDGDAEGKGRDILFFIDNIFRFTQAGSEVSALLGRMPSAVGYQPTLATEMGTMQERITSTKRGSITSVQAVYVPADDLTDPAPATTFAHLDATTVLSRKIAELGIYPAVDPLDSTSRILSPAILGDEHYNTAQRVKETLQRYKELQDIIAILGMDELSEEDKLVVSRARRVQRFLSQPFHVAEQFTGLKGVLVDIKETIKGFNMIMDGEVDEYPEGSFNLVGSIEEAIEKGKKLLAEANN; translated from the coding sequence ATGCCAAACATTGGAAAAATATCACGGATAATAGGTCCGGTAGTTGACGTAAGCTTTACTGACAACGCACATCTTCCTAAAATTTTTGACGCCTTAGAGATTACAAAGGACAATGGCCAAAAAATCATTCTTGAAGTTCAGCAGCATTTAGGCGAAGATCGCGTACGTGCCATAGCGATGGACTCAACAGATGGTTTATTGCGCGGAATGCCTGTACTTGATACTGAAGCTTCTATTAAAATGCCGGTTGGTGATGATATCAAAGGTCGCGTTTTTAACGTAGTTGGTGATGCTATCGACGGTATTCCTAATCTTGACAAATCAAAAGGACGCTCTATCCATGCTATGCCTCCAAGGTTCGAAGATCTTTCGACCGAAACTGAAGTACTTTTCACAGGTATTAAAGTTATCGACTTATTGGAGCCTTATGTAAAAGGTGGTAAGATCGGTTTATTCGGTGGTGCTGGTGTTGGTAAAACAGTATTGATCCAGGAACTGATCAACAACATTGCAAAAGCATACTCTGGTTTATCAGTGTTTGCTGGTGTAGGTGAGCGTACCCGTGAAGGTAACGACTTACTGCGTGAGATGTTGGAATCAGGCATTATAAAATATGGTGATGCATTTATGCATTCAATGGAAGAAGGCGGATGGGACCTATCAGCAATTGACCCTGAAGCTTTAAAAGATTCAAAAGCAACCTTCGTTTTCGGACAAATGAACGAGCCTCCTGGTGCACGTGCACGTGTGGCGCTTTCAGGTTTAACTATCGCTGAGTATTTCCGCGATGGTGACGCAGAAGGCAAGGGCCGTGATATATTATTCTTTATTGATAACATCTTCCGCTTTACACAAGCAGGTTCTGAAGTATCGGCTCTTTTAGGCCGTATGCCTTCAGCGGTAGGTTACCAGCCAACACTGGCTACTGAAATGGGTACCATGCAGGAGCGTATCACATCAACCAAACGTGGTTCAATTACCTCTGTACAGGCGGTATATGTACCTGCGGATGACTTGACTGACCCTGCACCGGCTACAACATTTGCCCACTTAGATGCTACAACCGTACTTTCACGTAAAATTGCCGAGCTTGGTATCTACCCTGCGGTAGATCCTCTGGATTCAACTTCACGTATCCTTAGCCCTGCTATTTTAGGCGACGAGCATTACAACACTGCTCAACGTGTTAAGGAAACATTACAACGTTACAAAGAGCTGCAGGACATTATCGCGATCCTGGGTATGGACGAGTTATCTGAAGAAGATAAACTGGTTGTATCACGTGCGCGCCGTGTTCAGCGTTTCTTATCACAACCGTTCCACGTTGCTGAGCAGTTCACCGGCTTAAAAGGCGTTTTGGTTGATATTAAAGAAACCATCAAAGGCTTTAACATGATTATGGATGGCGAAGTTGATGAGTATCCTGAAGGTTCATTCAACCTTGTAGGCAGCATTGAAGAAGCTATTGAAAAAGGTAAAAAATTATTAGCGGAAGCTAATAACTAG
- the atpC gene encoding ATP synthase F1 subunit epsilon — protein sequence MTLEILTPDKKVFEGEATSVTLPGTLGSFEILNHHAPIISTLQDGKLVVRGSGKEEIFFIQGGVVEALNNVVTVLAEGITHK from the coding sequence ATGACTTTAGAAATCCTTACTCCTGATAAAAAAGTATTTGAAGGCGAAGCCACTTCGGTAACGCTGCCGGGTACATTAGGCTCATTTGAAATTTTGAACCACCATGCTCCTATTATCTCAACCCTGCAAGATGGTAAGTTAGTAGTACGCGGCTCAGGTAAAGAAGAAATATTTTTTATACAAGGCGGCGTTGTTGAAGCCTTAAATAATGTAGTTACCGTATTAGCAGAGGGCATCACCCACAAATAA
- a CDS encoding Fic family protein, with product MEEIQFEILPTALLNDYLQQVNKSVSANFENLKDSELSADTFSFYTSVSAVFSSKIEGADIELDSFIKHKKWGVKFLPDHTQKIDDLYEAYQFAQNNALTADAIKQAHILLTQHILQKVYRGKIRTGNMFVTTADGKIEYVACPPNLVKPELDKLYNDIAVLLGAELSFEETLFFASLIHLVFVKIHPFDDGNGRTARLLEKWFLAQKLEDKAWFIQSEKFYYDHHQTYYNNIRVMGLEYELLDYGKAMPFLLMLAQSIS from the coding sequence ATGGAAGAAATACAGTTTGAAATATTGCCTACCGCTTTATTAAATGATTATTTGCAGCAAGTAAATAAATCTGTTTCTGCAAATTTTGAAAATTTAAAGGATAGCGAACTATCAGCAGATACTTTCAGCTTTTATACTTCGGTTTCAGCTGTGTTTTCTTCTAAGATAGAGGGAGCGGATATTGAACTGGATTCCTTTATCAAACATAAAAAATGGGGCGTGAAGTTTTTGCCTGATCATACTCAAAAGATTGATGATCTGTATGAAGCTTACCAGTTTGCTCAAAATAATGCTTTAACTGCTGATGCCATTAAACAAGCCCATATATTATTAACACAGCATATTTTGCAAAAGGTATATCGCGGTAAGATAAGGACCGGGAATATGTTTGTAACAACAGCCGATGGTAAAATAGAATATGTTGCCTGTCCGCCAAATTTGGTTAAACCAGAACTTGATAAATTATATAATGATATCGCTGTATTACTGGGTGCGGAATTGAGTTTTGAAGAAACACTGTTCTTTGCATCGCTCATCCATCTTGTTTTTGTGAAGATCCATCCTTTTGATGATGGCAACGGTAGGACTGCCCGGTTACTTGAAAAATGGTTCCTGGCTCAAAAGCTGGAAGATAAGGCCTGGTTCATCCAATCAGAGAAATTCTATTACGATCATCATCAAACCTATTATAATAATATACGAGTGATGGGTTTGGAATATGAGTTATTGGATTATGGGAAAGCTATGCCTTTTTTGTTGATGTTGGCGCAGTCAATAAGTTAA
- the ilvD gene encoding dihydroxy-acid dehydratase has translation MSAPDTTEAIELNRYSKTFTQDPTQPAAQAMLYGIGLTDDDMQKPQVGVASMGYDGNTCNMHLNDLAKIIKQGIWDAEMVGLIFHTIGVSDGMSNGTEGMRYSLVSRDIIADSIEAVVGAQYYDGVITLPGCDKNMPGSIMAMGRLNRPSIMVYGGTIKPGHWKGEDLNIVSAFEALGQKMAGTISPEDFMGVIKNACPSAGACGGIYTANTMAAAIEALGMSLPYSSSNPALSEEKKAECLAAGKAIKILLAKDIKPTDIMTREAFENAIVVIMVLGGSTNAVLHLIAMAKSVGIKITQDDFQAVSNRIPVLADMKPSGKYMMEDLHKVGGVPAVMKYCWDQGWLHGHCLTVTGKTIAENLQEIPSINFDTQKIILPVENPIKATGHLQILYGNLAEGGSVAKITGKEGTSFEGPARVFDGEFELIHGIQSGRVEKGDVVVIRNVGPKGAPGMPEMLKPTSAIFGAGLGSSVALITDGRFSGGTHGFVVGHITPEAYDGGGIAFVKDNDRIFIDAINRTINVMISDEEFAARKAAWVKPALKVTKGVLYRYAKTVTSAAEGCVTDEME, from the coding sequence ATGAGCGCACCTGATACAACAGAAGCAATAGAATTGAACCGGTACAGTAAAACCTTTACCCAGGATCCTACGCAGCCAGCAGCACAGGCCATGCTATACGGAATCGGCTTAACCGACGACGATATGCAGAAACCACAGGTAGGTGTAGCAAGCATGGGTTATGATGGTAACACCTGTAACATGCACCTTAATGATCTTGCTAAAATAATTAAACAAGGTATTTGGGATGCAGAAATGGTTGGTCTTATCTTCCACACTATTGGTGTGAGCGATGGCATGAGCAACGGTACCGAAGGTATGCGCTATTCATTGGTTAGTCGTGATATTATCGCCGATTCAATTGAAGCAGTTGTTGGTGCTCAATATTATGATGGTGTTATCACCCTGCCGGGCTGTGATAAAAATATGCCGGGCTCTATTATGGCAATGGGACGTTTAAACCGCCCGTCGATAATGGTATATGGTGGTACTATTAAACCGGGCCACTGGAAAGGTGAAGACCTGAACATCGTATCAGCATTCGAGGCCTTAGGCCAAAAAATGGCAGGCACTATTAGTCCGGAGGACTTTATGGGCGTAATAAAAAATGCCTGTCCGAGCGCCGGAGCTTGCGGTGGTATATACACTGCAAACACCATGGCTGCAGCTATCGAGGCTTTGGGCATGAGCTTACCTTATTCATCGTCAAACCCTGCTTTAAGCGAAGAGAAGAAAGCAGAATGTTTAGCAGCAGGAAAAGCGATCAAGATCTTATTAGCAAAAGACATAAAACCGACAGACATCATGACCCGCGAAGCATTCGAGAATGCGATCGTAGTTATTATGGTATTGGGTGGATCAACCAACGCGGTATTGCACTTAATTGCAATGGCAAAAAGCGTAGGCATAAAAATTACCCAGGACGATTTCCAGGCGGTAAGCAACCGCATCCCTGTTTTGGCTGATATGAAGCCAAGCGGTAAATACATGATGGAAGACCTGCACAAAGTAGGCGGCGTACCTGCGGTAATGAAATATTGCTGGGACCAGGGATGGCTGCATGGTCATTGCTTAACTGTAACAGGTAAAACAATTGCCGAAAATCTACAGGAAATACCATCAATCAATTTCGATACACAGAAAATAATCCTGCCGGTTGAAAATCCTATCAAGGCTACCGGTCACTTACAGATACTATACGGAAACCTTGCCGAAGGCGGCAGCGTAGCCAAGATCACCGGTAAAGAAGGCACCAGCTTTGAAGGCCCTGCACGCGTGTTTGATGGTGAGTTTGAATTGATCCACGGTATACAAAGCGGTCGCGTTGAAAAAGGTGATGTAGTGGTTATCCGCAACGTTGGCCCTAAGGGCGCGCCTGGCATGCCTGAGATGTTAAAACCTACATCAGCCATATTTGGCGCAGGCTTAGGCAGTTCAGTAGCATTAATTACTGATGGCCGTTTCTCTGGTGGCACACATGGTTTTGTGGTTGGCCACATCACCCCTGAAGCTTATGACGGCGGTGGTATCGCTTTTGTAAAAGATAACGACAGGATCTTTATTGATGCCATTAACCGCACCATTAATGTAATGATCAGCGACGAAGAATTTGCGGCCCGTAAAGCAGCCTGGGTAAAACCAGCACTTAAGGTTACAAAAGGTGTTTTATATCGCTATGCAAAAACAGTTACCTCAGCTGCTGAAGGCTGTGTAACAGATGAAATGGAATAA
- the ilvB gene encoding biosynthetic-type acetolactate synthase large subunit: protein MEVAQQEVLTTPAAKEAVEVSGSVALLEALITEGVDTIFGYPGGAIMPIYDALYDYKEKLNHILVRHEQGGIHAGQGYARTSGKVGVVFATSGPGATNLVTGLADAQIDSTPLVCITGQVFAHLLGTDAFQETDVINITTPVTKWNYQVTDANEIPEVIAKAFYIAKSGRPGPVLIDITKNAQIQKFDYKGYVKCNHIRSYRPKPIVRHQYIEEAAALINQAKKPFVLWGQGVILGSAEQEFKAFIEKSGIPSAWTILGAGAIPTDHPLNVGMLGMHGNYGPNVLTNDCDVLIAIGMRFDDRVTGRLDKYAKQAQVIHLDIDPAEIDKNVKTTVPVWGDCKETLPLLTALVDKKEHTEWLKLFNEYTQKEVDAVIHTELNPTSEEMTMGEVIKQLNELTNGDAVIVTDVGQHQMVACRYAQFNKTRSNVTSGGLGTMGFALPAAIGAKFGAQERDVVAIIGDGGFQMTLQELGTIMQTGVDVKIIILNNRFLGMVRQWQELFNERRYSFVDIQSPDFVALAAAYRIAGKCINNREDLVPTLKEMIAHKGSYLLEVMVTKENNVFPMVPQGCSVSEIRLK, encoded by the coding sequence ATGGAAGTTGCACAACAGGAAGTACTAACAACACCGGCAGCAAAAGAAGCTGTTGAAGTTTCAGGGTCAGTAGCATTATTAGAAGCATTGATCACTGAAGGTGTGGATACCATTTTTGGCTATCCGGGTGGCGCTATTATGCCTATTTATGACGCTTTGTATGATTACAAAGAAAAATTAAACCACATACTGGTCCGTCATGAGCAGGGCGGCATACATGCCGGTCAGGGCTATGCGCGTACCTCAGGTAAAGTCGGTGTCGTCTTCGCAACAAGCGGGCCGGGTGCAACTAACCTGGTAACTGGTTTGGCTGATGCACAAATTGATAGCACGCCATTAGTATGTATCACCGGCCAGGTGTTTGCACACCTGTTAGGTACTGATGCTTTCCAGGAAACTGATGTGATCAATATTACCACCCCAGTTACCAAATGGAACTACCAGGTAACTGATGCTAATGAGATTCCTGAAGTGATCGCTAAGGCTTTCTATATAGCTAAAAGCGGCCGCCCCGGACCTGTTTTGATCGACATCACCAAAAACGCGCAGATCCAGAAGTTCGATTATAAAGGCTATGTAAAATGTAACCATATCCGTAGCTACAGGCCAAAACCTATCGTTCGCCATCAATATATCGAAGAAGCTGCGGCTTTGATCAATCAGGCTAAAAAACCATTTGTATTATGGGGACAAGGCGTAATATTAGGCAGTGCCGAGCAGGAGTTTAAAGCTTTCATCGAAAAAAGCGGTATTCCTTCAGCTTGGACAATCCTTGGCGCAGGCGCTATCCCAACAGATCACCCGCTTAACGTGGGTATGCTGGGCATGCATGGCAACTACGGCCCTAACGTGCTGACTAATGATTGCGATGTATTGATCGCCATCGGTATGCGTTTTGATGACCGTGTAACCGGTCGTTTAGACAAATACGCCAAACAGGCTCAGGTTATCCATTTGGATATTGACCCGGCTGAGATCGACAAGAACGTAAAAACAACCGTACCTGTTTGGGGCGATTGTAAAGAAACCTTGCCATTGCTTACCGCTTTGGTTGATAAAAAAGAACATACCGAATGGCTTAAACTTTTTAATGAGTACACTCAAAAAGAAGTTGACGCGGTAATACATACCGAGCTGAACCCAACATCAGAAGAGATGACCATGGGCGAGGTGATCAAACAACTGAATGAGTTAACTAATGGCGATGCCGTTATTGTGACCGACGTTGGCCAGCACCAGATGGTGGCCTGTCGTTATGCACAGTTCAACAAAACACGCAGCAACGTTACCAGCGGTGGTTTAGGCACTATGGGCTTTGCATTACCAGCAGCCATAGGCGCTAAATTTGGCGCTCAGGAACGTGATGTTGTTGCCATTATTGGTGACGGTGGTTTCCAGATGACCTTACAGGAGCTGGGTACTATTATGCAAACAGGTGTTGATGTTAAGATCATCATCCTTAACAACCGATTCTTAGGCATGGTGCGCCAATGGCAGGAATTATTTAACGAGCGCCGCTACTCATTTGTTGATATCCAAAGCCCTGATTTTGTGGCACTGGCTGCGGCTTACCGCATAGCTGGCAAATGCATTAATAACAGGGAAGATCTGGTACCTACATTAAAAGAAATGATAGCCCACAAAGGTTCATACCTGTTAGAAGTAATGGTAACTAAAGAGAATAACGTATTCCCGATGGTACCGCAGGGATGCAGCGTAAGTGAGATCAGGCTTAAATAA
- the ilvN gene encoding acetolactate synthase small subunit, with the protein MSNQDTEKQEFNITVYTENQIGLLNRIAIIFTRRKINIDSLNTSPSEIESIHRFNIVITESEDVVRKLTRQIEKQVEVLKVYYHTNADVIWQELALYKVSTDVIAEKVSVERLLRENGARVVVLRKDYTVFETTGHREETDNLIAILQPYGLIEFVRSARVAIIKDSEGFNSKLREFERLEPGEDVIENEYLNKGQKVFSM; encoded by the coding sequence ATGAGCAATCAAGATACAGAAAAGCAGGAATTTAACATCACGGTTTATACGGAAAACCAAATTGGTCTTTTAAACCGGATAGCTATTATATTTACACGCCGTAAGATCAATATCGACAGCCTGAATACTTCTCCGTCAGAAATAGAGAGTATCCACCGCTTTAATATTGTGATCACTGAGTCGGAGGATGTGGTACGCAAGCTAACCCGCCAGATTGAAAAACAGGTGGAAGTTTTAAAAGTATACTACCATACCAATGCCGATGTGATATGGCAGGAACTGGCTTTATACAAGGTATCAACAGATGTGATAGCCGAGAAGGTAAGTGTGGAACGTTTATTGCGCGAAAATGGTGCACGTGTTGTAGTTTTGCGTAAAGACTATACCGTTTTTGAAACCACCGGTCACCGCGAGGAGACTGATAACCTGATAGCCATTTTACAACCTTACGGCCTCATAGAGTTTGTACGCAGTGCAAGAGTAGCTATTATTAAGGATAGCGAAGGCTTTAACTCTAAACTACGTGAGTTTGAAAGACTGGAACCAGGTGAAGATGTGATTGAGAACGAATACCTGAATAAAGGGCAAAAAGTGTTCAGCATGTAG